From Candidatus Palauibacter soopunensis, a single genomic window includes:
- the lspA gene encoding signal peptidase II — protein sequence MRDQESSALPGNGDLAARLWLTLVPIVVILALDIATKAWVMNTFELYERTPVIGDFFRFTYTHNRGAAFGLDIGEHSRIFFLILSLIALGVLGVLYRGTPSSDRLRVLAISLVSAGALGNIWDRIRLEAGVVDFLDFGIGASRFPIFNIADSAVTVGAVLLLISFWLEGRREREVAAAAAEATPE from the coding sequence GTGCGTGACCAGGAGTCGTCCGCTCTGCCGGGCAACGGCGATCTCGCCGCCCGCCTCTGGCTGACGCTCGTCCCGATCGTGGTCATCCTCGCGCTGGACATCGCGACCAAGGCGTGGGTCATGAACACGTTCGAACTGTACGAACGGACGCCGGTGATCGGCGACTTCTTCCGCTTCACCTACACGCACAACCGCGGCGCCGCCTTCGGGCTCGACATCGGCGAACATTCCCGGATCTTCTTTCTCATCCTCTCCCTGATCGCGCTCGGCGTGCTCGGCGTCCTCTATCGCGGCACCCCGTCCTCCGATCGGCTTCGCGTCCTCGCCATCTCGCTCGTATCGGCCGGCGCGCTCGGCAACATCTGGGATCGCATCCGGCTGGAAGCGGGGGTCGTGGACTTCCTCGACTTCGGCATCGGGGCCAGCCGTTTCCCCATCTTCAACATCGCGGATTCCGCCGTGACGGTCGGCGCGGTGCTGCTGCTGATCTCGTTCTGGCTCGAGGGCCGGCGCGAGAGGGAAGTGGCGGCTGCGGCGGCGGAGGCGACCCCCGAGTGA
- a CDS encoding TraR/DksA family transcriptional regulator, with protein sequence MNAEQRKHIEKRLLAARSRATRELGQYDDSFTSSLQGADSDLAAYSFHMADQGTDAMEREKAFLFASKEGRLLYHIDEALRRLYRNPEQFGQCEHCGDEISFERLDALPHARLCIRCKEKEETGA encoded by the coding sequence ATGAACGCGGAACAACGGAAACACATCGAGAAGAGACTGCTGGCGGCCCGGTCGCGCGCGACGCGGGAGCTCGGCCAGTACGACGACTCGTTCACGAGTTCCCTCCAGGGCGCGGATAGCGATCTGGCCGCCTACAGCTTCCATATGGCGGACCAGGGGACGGACGCCATGGAGCGGGAGAAGGCGTTCCTGTTCGCGAGCAAGGAGGGTCGGCTGCTCTACCACATCGACGAGGCGCTGAGGCGGCTCTATCGGAACCCGGAGCAATTCGGCCAGTGCGAGCACTGCGGCGACGAGATCAGCTTCGAGCGGCTCGACGCCCTCCCGCACGCGCGGCTCTGTATCCGGTGCAAGGAGAAGGAGGAGACGGGTGCGTGA
- the ileS gene encoding isoleucine--tRNA ligase: protein MAYRPIPESVRGLEAEVLGRWEEEKTFERSLAARAEAPDFVFYEGPPTANAAPGVHHILARTIKDTVARYRTMSGYHVPRKAGWDTHGLPVELEVERSLGISGKPDIERYGIRKFNDKCRNNVFRYQDAWERLSRDIGYWLDYGDPYVTYSSEFIESGWWALSEIEKRGLLYRGYRVIPTCPRCGTGLSSHEVAQGYRDVTEPAVFIKFHLVDDPDGARILSWTTTPWTLPGNLGLAVGLDIPYVRVRVLPEGADGGTTPARAHDGPGGASPGEVLILARDRVSAVLRHPYEIVGEVRAGELAGRRYRPLFPGAVDGAGSDTAWTVLEADFVTVDEGTGVVHTAVMYGEDDFRLGEAAGLPMQHTVGEDGRFLDAVPGGLAGMHVKDRETERALRDWAVAHDQLYLREMYEHSYPHCWRCDSALLYMARDSWYIRTTAVKSRLLEHNASIDWHPPETGSGRMGEWLQNNVDWALSRERYWGTPLPIWLCSEDDGHREVLGSFAELGRRVGGLPEDFDPHRPGIDGYEWSCTADACGGTMRRVPEVADAWFDSGSMPYAQWHYPFENRDTFERYFPADYIAEGVDQTRGWFYSLIALSTILFDRAPFRAVVVNDQVLDAKGRKMSKSRGNAVDPRDALDTYGADVTRFYFLSGSNPWVPKRWDPSALRETDRKLFATLRHTYRFFALYANEEGWSHAASAAVPVSDRGDLDRWVLARLDRVVRLVGEALESFDLTAGARTIQEFVLDDVSNWYVRRSRDRFWATQPGVAAASADAFATLHDCLATTARLLAPYAPFMSDWLYRALTDETSVHLADFPKPEGHSEPELEQAMDDVRRLVALGRAAREKAGVRIRQPLRTLHAVLPEGRVLTDPMAALAMEELNVKKVVSLGDSEDLTRLYAKPRFGALGPKHGARTPAVAAGIANLDAAALRRLRDGGTLDIEIGGARVRVTPEDLVIQEETLTDLAVATGGGYLAALDTDIDDALRDEGYAREIVNRVQRLRRDAGLEVADRIRLGVAGPRDLERAVSTHADYIAGETLAVEVQTGSAPGEGLNTAVVKIDDVEVRIGIGGVGERA, encoded by the coding sequence ATGGCCTACCGGCCGATACCGGAGTCCGTACGCGGGCTCGAAGCCGAAGTCCTCGGACGCTGGGAGGAAGAGAAGACCTTCGAGCGCAGCCTCGCGGCCCGAGCGGAGGCGCCGGACTTCGTGTTCTACGAGGGGCCGCCGACCGCGAACGCCGCGCCCGGCGTCCATCACATCCTGGCCCGCACGATCAAGGACACGGTGGCGCGATACCGCACCATGTCCGGTTACCACGTGCCGCGGAAGGCGGGCTGGGACACCCATGGGCTGCCGGTGGAGCTCGAGGTCGAGCGTTCGCTCGGCATCTCCGGCAAGCCGGACATCGAGCGCTACGGCATCCGAAAGTTCAACGACAAGTGCCGGAACAACGTGTTCCGCTACCAGGACGCCTGGGAGCGGCTGTCGCGGGACATCGGCTACTGGCTGGACTACGGCGACCCCTACGTCACGTACTCGAGCGAGTTCATCGAGTCGGGCTGGTGGGCGCTCTCGGAGATCGAGAAGCGGGGTCTGCTGTACCGAGGATACCGCGTCATCCCGACGTGTCCGCGCTGCGGCACGGGCCTCTCGAGCCACGAGGTGGCTCAGGGCTACCGGGACGTCACCGAGCCCGCGGTCTTCATCAAGTTCCATCTCGTGGACGACCCGGACGGCGCGCGGATCCTGAGCTGGACCACGACCCCGTGGACGCTTCCGGGCAACCTCGGCCTCGCGGTGGGGCTCGACATCCCCTATGTCCGCGTACGCGTCCTGCCCGAGGGCGCGGACGGTGGCACGACTCCCGCGCGGGCGCACGACGGGCCCGGCGGGGCGTCGCCGGGAGAAGTACTCATCCTGGCCCGCGACCGCGTCTCCGCGGTGCTGCGGCACCCGTACGAGATCGTCGGGGAAGTGCGCGCCGGTGAACTCGCCGGGCGACGCTACCGCCCGCTCTTCCCGGGAGCGGTGGACGGGGCCGGCTCCGATACCGCGTGGACGGTGCTCGAGGCGGACTTCGTCACGGTCGACGAAGGGACGGGTGTCGTCCACACCGCGGTGATGTACGGGGAGGACGACTTTCGGCTGGGCGAGGCGGCGGGACTGCCGATGCAGCACACGGTCGGCGAAGATGGGCGCTTTCTCGACGCCGTGCCGGGCGGACTCGCCGGCATGCACGTGAAGGATCGAGAGACCGAACGCGCGCTCCGCGACTGGGCCGTCGCGCATGACCAGCTGTACCTGCGCGAGATGTACGAGCACAGCTATCCCCACTGTTGGCGCTGCGACAGCGCGCTTCTCTACATGGCGCGCGACTCGTGGTACATCCGGACGACCGCCGTGAAGTCGCGCCTGCTCGAGCACAACGCGTCCATCGACTGGCATCCGCCCGAGACGGGATCCGGCCGCATGGGCGAGTGGTTGCAGAACAACGTCGACTGGGCGCTCTCGCGCGAGCGGTACTGGGGAACCCCCCTCCCCATCTGGCTCTGCTCCGAGGATGACGGACACCGCGAGGTGCTCGGGTCCTTTGCGGAACTGGGACGCCGCGTCGGCGGCCTCCCCGAGGACTTCGATCCCCACCGCCCGGGGATCGACGGATACGAGTGGAGCTGCACGGCCGACGCGTGCGGCGGCACGATGCGGCGCGTGCCGGAAGTCGCCGACGCGTGGTTCGACTCCGGATCCATGCCCTACGCCCAGTGGCACTATCCGTTCGAGAACCGGGACACCTTCGAGCGCTACTTCCCGGCCGACTACATCGCCGAGGGCGTCGACCAGACACGCGGCTGGTTCTACTCGCTCATCGCGCTGTCCACGATCCTCTTCGACCGCGCGCCGTTCCGGGCCGTCGTCGTCAACGACCAGGTGCTCGACGCAAAGGGACGCAAGATGTCGAAGTCGCGGGGCAACGCCGTGGATCCGCGTGACGCGCTCGACACCTACGGGGCCGACGTCACGCGCTTCTACTTTCTCTCGGGGTCCAACCCGTGGGTACCGAAACGGTGGGACCCTTCGGCGCTGCGTGAAACCGACCGCAAGCTGTTCGCCACGCTTCGTCACACGTATCGCTTCTTCGCCCTCTATGCGAACGAGGAGGGCTGGTCCCACGCCGCGTCCGCGGCGGTCCCCGTTTCCGACCGCGGCGACCTCGACCGCTGGGTGCTCGCCCGCCTCGACCGGGTCGTGCGGCTCGTGGGGGAGGCGCTGGAGTCGTTCGATCTCACGGCCGGCGCGCGCACCATCCAGGAGTTCGTGCTCGACGACGTGTCGAACTGGTACGTGCGCCGGAGCCGCGACCGCTTTTGGGCGACGCAGCCGGGGGTGGCGGCCGCGAGCGCCGATGCCTTCGCGACGCTCCACGATTGTCTCGCCACGACCGCGCGGCTGCTCGCCCCGTACGCCCCGTTCATGTCCGACTGGCTGTATCGGGCGCTCACGGACGAAACGTCCGTCCACCTGGCGGATTTCCCGAAGCCCGAGGGGCATTCGGAGCCCGAACTCGAACAGGCGATGGACGACGTTCGGCGCCTGGTGGCGCTGGGCCGCGCCGCGCGGGAAAAGGCGGGGGTCCGGATTCGGCAGCCGCTGCGCACCTTGCACGCGGTTTTGCCGGAGGGGCGGGTGCTCACGGACCCGATGGCGGCGCTGGCGATGGAAGAACTCAACGTAAAAAAGGTTGTGTCGCTGGGGGACAGCGAAGATCTTACCCGGCTATACGCGAAGCCGCGGTTCGGGGCGCTGGGTCCGAAACACGGAGCGCGTACGCCGGCGGTCGCGGCCGGGATCGCGAACCTGGATGCGGCTGCCCTGAGACGGCTCAGGGACGGGGGAACGCTCGACATCGAGATCGGAGGCGCGCGGGTTCGGGTGACGCCCGAAGACCTCGTGATTCAGGAGGAAACGCTCACCGACCTCGCCGTGGCGACCGGAGGCGGTTACCTCGCGGCCCTGGATACCGATATCGATGACGCGCTGCGCGACGAAGGTTACGCGCGGGAGATCGTGAACCGCGTCCAGCGGCTGCGGCGCGATGCGGGGCTCGAGGTCGCCGACCGCATCCGCCTCGGCGTGGCGGGTCCGCGGGATCTGGAACGGGCCGTTTCGACTCATGCGGACTACATCGCCGGCGAGACGCTGGCTGTGGAAGTGCAGACCGGGTCGGCCCCCGGGGAAGGCCTGAATACGGCCGTGGTGAAGATCGACGACGTCGAGGTCCGCATCGGAATCGGCGGGGTCGGCGAACGCGCTTGA